The window TGGatttaaaatttgtttggaATTTTTGCTAATTCACTCCTTATTTTCCAAATTCCTCGCTTATTTTGTTGTAGTAAACAATACATTAGCTAAGCTAAATTGGTCATGAAGATTTAAAACACTCTATGAATTGGGCCCGGGTTTTTTAAATTTGGATGGGACTTAATTGACCAGACaactaaggttgtgtttggattgcattttttataaaaaaattactgtagcgatttgatgtatgtgagggaaaaagataatagaaaaatgtgattaCGAAAAATGACATAATTTTTCGACGgaaaacagcaatccaaacaaggcctaagtCCATGGGTAAACAATCAGTATGTGGAAGTACTAAAGGAAACTTGGACTGGCCCACCGCATGCTATGGTGGGCTTGTAcatataaatattttaaaaaataaaaaatcaaagaaCCAGTGGCTCGAACGGTTGAACCGGAAACAAACCGGAACCAGTCACTCAACCGGGGTCAATCACCGGTCcgaattttaaaacattggaCCAAACCAAGCAATTTCACTGTAGTGGAGTGGTTCATACAGGAAAGAATAGTCAAGTTGTACATAAAAGCAATCTTAGTGGTTGACACAACTCAATTTCTAGAGCAGGAAGGCGTCTACGCTCTTCTGTCCGCAGACATCTATGTTCTTCTGTCCGCTTATCCTGATGCTCCTCACATTATCTTCTTTAGCAGCATCGGTGCCCCGAGTCCCTGGTAGGTTCAATATCAAAGTTCACCACCCTTAACTGTCTGGTGCACAGCTGAAAAATCAAGATCCCCTAACCCCAAGTTCCTGGCTTTTTTGAAGGCCTGCATGTCAAATGATAAAGCGTCCATCTAAACAACATAATTATATCTGGATTGAAAATCTTATTTGAACACGTAGTCAAATGCTTCACTTGGCAAACTCCACAATGTGGATTCTATAGTTCACATTATCTGCTTCAATACTAAGGTTTTTCCTACAGCAATCTAACATATCTAACTTCAAAGCCATAACGaacagaaaaatgaaaaaaggaacaaaaatgTAAATTCATTTGTTAACTGAGTCACTGAGGTGAAGAATGCCTTACCTCGTTAGCTGCAGCTGCAACTGGCATTGAAATTGCATTTTCATCTCCAAGGGCAAGAGCCAATCTCATATCCTTCTGCTGATGTTTCAGAGGAAAAGCAGGGGTATAATTATTTTGGAGCATTGGAGGTCCCTTCATCTTGAACATTGGGTTGGCAATTGCTGCAAGGTcctgatataaaaaaaaatggaaaagtaaGTGGAGAACTAACGGAATGTGAGAAGAATCTGCAGTTAGTTGCCTCACCAAAACATCAAGAAGAGTTTGAGGGTTCAGTCCACTTCTATCGGCCAATTCAAGTCCCTCTGAGAATGCATTCATCATACTGCAAAGTAGCAAGGACCAAAAATCACTGACCAACACTACTGTTTCTTATGACAACAGCTCCACAAAAGCATCCATTTTTCTAACGTGAAATTTTATGTGCCACTATTTGCCATGCATAATTCCAAACTCAACATGCACACTTGCTTTGACCTATGTAACCCAAACTCAGGTACGGCACTCCTGACAACATAGCTACTCTAGTGCAAAATGAAGAGTAGGATACGGTAAGGCAGGGAAAAGTGAAGAGTCTGGCTAAGATAGGCTTTGGTAAGTGACTGAAAAGGTAAAGATGAAAATATCGTAATCATGAATTGGCACATCAGACACAACTAAGTATTGTTTTACAGGTTCTCAAGGGCATAAACAGATTGAGAATGGATTTTATTACCACCAAGTTATTCATACTAATGTCCGCTAACATAATAGAAGAGCTGATATCTCACTAATTGATCTTCATTGAACCTTGGAAAACTGTCTTTCAAATAAAAACAATTAAGCCAGATATAATTATTGCAGTAAGAAAGTCTCATAAAAAGTCATATTACGTTTGTCCAGGATTTAAAACTCAGATTATTACTTAACATCCTACCGCTTCCCAAACCCACTGACACGCTAGAGATTTCATATTCGCTGATTGAACATTATATTCAAGTTTGAAATTGGTAAAAAAATCAGGCATGATAGTAACCCATTGTGGCTCAGTCTGACAGTAGACGTCATACTTTACATTAGCTGGAAATTTACAACCAGGGTTGCCACTTATCCATCCTCCTGCTGCCCAATCACATGCCCCTACCCCCTCGTGGTGGGCGAGAAAATAGACTGGATACTAAGACTCCACATAAGGAGATGTTGCAGAAATatgaaaaggggaaagggaaagctCACCAGCAGCTGGAAATAGTATGTTGCACATACAATTTCAGTCATGTTCGATTTCAGTAAAACAAGTACTTCCAATGTTCTATTTAACTTACCTTTTAAATATAAAGAATGATTTTTGTAATGAATTATTCCCAAGAGCACGACACAGAAGTGTATAATCTACAAATGGAAGTTAAGTATAAATTACCTGCCCATTATCATGTTGACGACAAGTTTCATTCTTGCTCCATTTCCAACATGCCCTAAAAAGAATGATTTCTTTCCCATGACATTGAAAGCGGGAAGTGCTTCCTCATACAATGCCTGCATTAATATAATTCTTTTATTAGAACTACTACCCGTGGTGTGACCAGAATTTATATCTAAAATCCATCTGTCATAACTTCATCTCTTTCTTTATGGCCTTCTCATAGCTCTaatcaataaataaaaatcacAGCATATAGATGAGAACTTGTGATCCAATAATTTAACCAATGATAAAGCAAGATACAAGCATTTTTTTGTACTCAACAAGTTCTTATCAGGGATAGTGCTCAATTTGCTACAAGGATGGGAAATAGGAAATGGTGGGAAAGGGAACAGTAAAGACACAAGAAGCACTATTCCTCGGAATAAAGACCTCCTCATTTagtttaaaatgcctcaaagctGAATAGTCATCCTTGTAAGTTGGCATAAACAGCGTTAAGGGGAGAAGACCTTTTCTACAAATCTTATTTTATCTTGAATAGCTGAAATGAGATACATAACTGGGGAAATTGTACAGTAGATGCATTCTAAATGTATCAAAAACTAATggaacaaaaatcaaacaagTGCTGAGgcatcaaaaaataataaatctaCCTTCTCCCCAGCAGCAAGGATGACTAATTGACCATCTTCAGCAGGTTTCTTGCTACCTGAAACTGGGGCCTCAAGGAAATGACCTCCCTTTGATGTAATTGCCTGGAAGCAAGGGAAGAGTGCAGATTTTGGTAATTCACCAACAAATATAGTCAAAATTGAAGAATGCAACAACGGGAGTGCGTGTTTCCTCCACTGACATTTACTATAGCATAACCTTCTAGAGTCACAAATTACACTCCTTTAACAAGACAAGAACTGTTACTTCGGTCATCTACTAGGAGTGGTTCTAAGTTCACAGATTTTGACCAGACAAAGAAAGGCCAAAAAATTGATATCCA is drawn from Coffea arabica cultivar ET-39 chromosome 1c, Coffea Arabica ET-39 HiFi, whole genome shotgun sequence and contains these coding sequences:
- the LOC113731792 gene encoding glyoxylate/succinic semialdehyde reductase 1-like, encoding MGEEIGFLGLGIMGKAMAVNLLRHGFKLTVWNRTLSKCDELVEHGASVGETPAAVVKKCKYTIGMLSDPAAALSVVFDKDGVLEHICTGKGYIDMSTVDADTSSKISEAITSKGGHFLEAPVSGSKKPAEDGQLVILAAGEKALYEEALPAFNVMGKKSFFLGHVGNGARMKLVVNMIMGSMMNAFSEGLELADRSGLNPQTLLDVLDLAAIANPMFKMKGPPMLQNNYTPAFPLKHQQKDMRLALALGDENAISMPVAAAANEAFKKARNLGLGDLDFSAVHQTVKGGEL